Proteins encoded together in one Quercus lobata isolate SW786 chromosome 3, ValleyOak3.0 Primary Assembly, whole genome shotgun sequence window:
- the LOC115981264 gene encoding TATA box-binding protein-associated factor RNA polymerase I subunit B-like, with amino-acid sequence MADPKNLACQSCGFVGLSSDSDGYFCCDRCGAQAEDFIETGVADEDFVDKGFGGGAVYFWNSLNQNIDNETTPIKKEEEFYEADVDGPTGPEDFGGSVKVKPTFEDYYHEIRIRYVLGFQYMIQFQCEALVREFKVSPLICGLAGTIWMRFVACSAVSDDDWADQTIQNSEMERTSESSITSFKISFGYAFDGMI; translated from the exons ATGGCGGACCCAAAGAACTTGGCCTGCCAATCCTGCGGCTTCGTCGGCCTATCCAGCGACTCCGACGGCTATTTCTGCTGCGATCGCTGCGGCGCCCAAGCCGAAGACTTCATCGAAACCGGCGTAGCAGACGAAGACTTCGTCGACAAAGGCTTCGGCGGCGGCGCCGTCTAC TTCTGGAACTCTCTGAACCAAAACATTGACAACGAAACCACACCCATCAAAAAAGAGGAAGAGTTTTACGAAGCCGACGTTGATGGGCCCACGGGTCCTGAGGATTTCGGGGGTTCGGTGAAGGTGAAGCCTACCTTTGAAGACTATTACCATGAGATTAGGATTCGGTATGTCTTGGGTTTCCAGTATATGATACAGTTTCAGTGTGAGGCTTTGGTGAGAGAGTTCAAGGTGAGCCCTTTGATTTGTGGGCTCGCTGGGACCATTTGGATGAGGTTTGTGGCTTGCTCTGCGGTTTCCGATGATGACTGGGCTGATCAAACCATTCAGAACTCTGAAATGGAGCGAACAAGTGAATCCAGCATCACGTCatttaaaattagttttggtTATGCTTTTGATGGAATGATATAG